A DNA window from bacterium contains the following coding sequences:
- a CDS encoding oligosaccharide flippase family protein, translating to MINTLKKLHQFYLPTGSLRTRFAKGAFWCLAGAVIARVLTLFSSIIIARFLGKIGFGELGMIQSTFGMFGAFAGLGLGMTAIKYVAEFMEKDPQKTGRIIGLSYIVSFATSGITAIILIIIAPYLAIHMIAAPHLTSLLRISAGLLFFGALNGVQTGAIAGFGAFKTIAWTNFLGGIISVPLTIIGVWHWGLIGVITGLVISLFVNFLINHAFLKNECKKKGVVINFSGYHYELPILWKFTVPAFLSSIMSGPVIWICNAMLVNQPNGYAEMGIFNAANQWRNALLFLPSLMSGVNISIMSDTLGKNESYATKKVFLTTTYLNAVALLIGIFAIAIFSSQIMKAYGDGFIEGRAVLIFLLVVAFLLGIETSTGDLIAASGKMWIGFLMNLGWAIALISSTWLLLNYGAKGLAGAYVISYFVHGLWSFGFAYHYFLRGKKHER from the coding sequence ATGATTAATACTTTAAAAAAACTTCACCAATTCTATCTTCCTACCGGTTCTCTACGTACTCGCTTTGCCAAAGGTGCCTTCTGGTGCCTTGCTGGAGCTGTAATTGCTCGTGTACTTACTCTTTTTTCCTCAATTATCATTGCCCGTTTTCTTGGAAAGATTGGATTTGGTGAACTTGGAATGATTCAAAGCACTTTTGGGATGTTTGGTGCTTTCGCTGGACTTGGGCTTGGAATGACCGCAATAAAATATGTAGCAGAATTCATGGAAAAAGACCCACAGAAAACGGGAAGAATTATTGGACTGTCTTATATTGTATCTTTTGCAACTAGCGGCATAACTGCTATTATTTTAATAATTATTGCGCCCTACCTTGCAATCCATATGATTGCCGCTCCTCATTTAACAAGCCTTTTACGCATTAGTGCTGGTCTTCTTTTCTTCGGTGCTTTGAATGGTGTCCAGACTGGGGCAATAGCTGGATTTGGAGCTTTTAAGACCATTGCCTGGACAAATTTTCTTGGGGGGATAATTTCCGTTCCATTAACGATAATTGGTGTCTGGCATTGGGGATTGATAGGCGTAATAACTGGACTTGTTATCTCTCTATTCGTCAATTTTCTCATAAATCATGCGTTTTTGAAGAATGAATGTAAAAAAAAAGGTGTTGTCATAAATTTCAGTGGCTATCATTATGAGTTGCCTATATTATGGAAATTCACTGTTCCAGCTTTTCTATCAAGTATCATGAGTGGACCCGTTATTTGGATATGTAACGCAATGCTTGTAAATCAGCCTAATGGATATGCAGAAATGGGAATATTTAATGCGGCAAATCAATGGCGAAATGCTTTACTTTTTTTACCCAGCCTTATGAGTGGAGTAAATATTTCAATAATGTCCGATACTCTTGGAAAAAATGAAAGTTATGCTACAAAAAAAGTATTTTTAACTACTACCTATCTAAATGCAGTAGCTTTGTTAATTGGTATTTTTGCTATAGCTATTTTTAGCTCCCAGATAATGAAAGCATATGGAGATGGTTTCATAGAAGGTCGGGCTGTCTTAATTTTTTTATTAGTGGTTGCTTTTTTGCTCGGAATAGAAACTTCTACGGGTGACTTAATAGCTGCTTCAGGAAAAATGTGGATTGGATTCTTGATGAATTTAGGATGGGCAATAGCTCTTATATCTTCTACATGGTTACTTTTAAATTATGGGGCAAAAGGATTGGCAGGTGCATATGTAATATCTTATTTCGTTCATGGACTTTGGAGTTTTGGATTTGCATATCATTATTTTTTAAGAGGTAAAAAACATGAAAGATAA
- a CDS encoding class I SAM-dependent methyltransferase — translation MKDKNTFGYTGFASMHNLETTKIGKNIKKPQIKDTWDKIWKQYPDTIPEDSPIVLELKKDLTKWIESCAGHKMVLEAGCGTGIISALLAKDRHTKTTLLDISLEALIISKKSLLKYGAEKLLIRGDLFQMPFADGVFDVTWNAGVLEHFQGYDQILALKEMAMVTKPGGYIIVYVPFSKGVFYRIGKWWAEKTGKWEFGIEVPVTSLHKKGVSAGLTLVNEYPICAKEQINFLSQYIMKGTSRVVRYLLGWIPKSLWVRLFGAYLLACIFKKDEKTI, via the coding sequence ATGAAAGATAAAAATACTTTTGGATATACAGGATTTGCTTCTATGCACAATCTGGAAACTACAAAAATAGGAAAAAACATAAAAAAACCACAAATAAAGGATACATGGGATAAAATTTGGAAGCAGTATCCGGACACTATACCGGAAGATAGTCCGATAGTTCTCGAATTAAAAAAGGATTTGACAAAATGGATAGAATCCTGCGCTGGTCATAAAATGGTGTTAGAAGCAGGGTGTGGAACTGGTATTATATCCGCTCTTTTGGCAAAGGATAGACACACAAAAACAACCCTCTTGGATATCTCATTAGAGGCATTGATAATTTCAAAAAAATCGCTTTTAAAGTATGGAGCAGAAAAATTACTTATTCGTGGAGATTTATTTCAAATGCCATTTGCTGATGGAGTTTTTGACGTGACTTGGAATGCAGGAGTTTTGGAGCATTTTCAAGGATACGACCAAATTTTAGCTCTCAAGGAGATGGCTATGGTTACAAAGCCGGGAGGATATATAATTGTTTATGTCCCCTTTTCCAAGGGAGTTTTTTACCGAATCGGGAAATGGTGGGCTGAAAAAACCGGCAAGTGGGAGTTCGGGATAGAAGTACCTGTAACATCGTTACACAAAAAAGGAGTATCAGCAGGGTTAACTCTGGTTAATGAATATCCAATTTGTGCCAAAGAACAAATAAATTTTCTCAGTCAATATATCATGAAAGGTACCAGTAGAGTTGTTCGATACCTACTTGGATGGATTCCAAAAAGTCTATGGGTTCGACTATTCGGAGCATACCTTTTGGCATGCATATTTAAGAAAGATGAAAAAACAATATAA
- a CDS encoding glycosyltransferase, which translates to MTKIQQGMKVLMQIRHDAFTKIGGDTIQMLNTAKELKKLGVYVDISTSFMPDISKYDIIHVFNLETIEYSYFQILNAKKYNKPVAFSVIYWELNEQKQKQMMSSVQPKKYSELTKWAKNNAHYIVFLPYMLSVYAKIKNDKRYKCPEFFRLASKLGIKTLKKMALLNADILLPNSYTEIELLFKNFNIKKDFMKIVNGVNSDFQTGNPDSFKSKYKIDKEFALCVARIEQRKNQLKLIQAVKNTNIPLVLVGRGEEPYFTLCKKSADSNVTFIGPLNSKELANAYKAAKVHILPSWLETPGLASLEAALAGCVIVSTKYGSTEEYFKDTVFYCIPDSIESIRDALIKGWNSTPSHELIDLIKREYTWQQAAIQTLAAYNKILFKS; encoded by the coding sequence ATGACAAAAATACAACAAGGAATGAAAGTGTTAATGCAAATAAGGCATGATGCTTTTACAAAGATAGGGGGTGATACAATTCAGATGCTGAACACTGCAAAAGAATTGAAAAAATTAGGCGTCTATGTAGATATATCCACAAGCTTTATGCCCGATATTAGTAAATACGATATAATTCATGTTTTTAATCTTGAGACTATAGAATATTCTTATTTTCAAATATTAAATGCTAAAAAATATAATAAACCTGTTGCTTTCTCCGTTATATATTGGGAATTAAACGAACAAAAACAAAAACAGATGATGTCCAGCGTACAACCAAAAAAATATTCGGAATTAACAAAATGGGCAAAAAATAATGCGCATTATATAGTGTTCCTACCTTATATGTTAAGTGTTTATGCAAAAATCAAAAATGACAAAAGATATAAATGTCCGGAATTTTTTAGACTCGCGAGTAAATTAGGAATAAAAACATTAAAAAAAATGGCATTGTTAAATGCGGATATACTTTTGCCAAATTCTTATACAGAAATAGAACTGCTTTTTAAGAATTTTAACATAAAAAAAGATTTTATGAAAATTGTAAATGGAGTAAATTCTGATTTTCAAACAGGAAACCCAGATTCATTCAAGTCTAAATATAAAATAGACAAAGAGTTTGCTTTGTGTGTTGCACGTATAGAACAACGGAAAAATCAACTCAAACTTATACAAGCTGTAAAAAATACCAATATACCATTAGTGCTTGTTGGGCGTGGAGAAGAACCGTATTTTACTCTGTGTAAAAAATCGGCAGACTCAAATGTAACTTTTATAGGCCCCCTTAATAGCAAAGAACTTGCTAATGCCTACAAAGCAGCAAAAGTCCACATATTACCAAGTTGGTTAGAGACCCCAGGATTGGCATCTCTTGAAGCTGCACTCGCAGGATGTGTAATAGTAAGCACCAAATACGGTTCAACAGAAGAGTATTTTAAAGACACGGTATTCTACTGTATCCCGGATAGTATAGAGTCAATCAGAGATGCATTAATTAAAGGATGGAATTCAACCCCATCTCACGAACTTATAGATTTAATAAAGAGGGAATATACATGGCAACAGGCAGCTATTCAAACGCTTGCCGCTTACAATAAAATACTTTTCAAGTCTTAA
- a CDS encoding glycosyltransferase gives MNIIILSSVTYNSIHSGRTKAIVEELLKKNIPVTFVEPPISIVGYFKDKAVTNIGNLLSRFFTNVTRKQKLYIISFPLILPFGRLNLAHKINTSIMRRKLLRCLGDKITNQNTDTIFIITNPYWYSVIECLKGIICYDCIDDVRVFSGVSKVKLYNKWHIDLIKRANIIFVSALKIKKDIISINPQKAKNLVYLPNAVDNKWFIQRAKNSEIPEELKKIPKPIIGFVGLIWWWIDMELIYDVATKLHNCSFVFVGPVSQKVRKLNNIYFLGPKPYNEIPVYINSFDICIAPFKINDIGHAVDPLKVYEYLALGKPVIASAIEELRKLDNLIYIAKNDTDFVNCVEKALKEKKEDLVIKRQKYAELNSWESRIDTMLQTIAEYLESKKLQ, from the coding sequence ATGAACATAATTATTCTATCATCCGTTACTTATAATAGTATTCATTCAGGCCGGACAAAGGCTATAGTAGAAGAATTGCTTAAAAAGAACATTCCTGTCACATTTGTAGAACCACCTATTTCTATTGTAGGGTATTTTAAAGATAAAGCAGTTACTAATATTGGCAATCTTCTGAGTCGCTTTTTTACTAACGTCACACGCAAACAAAAACTTTATATTATATCATTTCCTCTTATTCTACCATTTGGTAGACTTAACTTAGCGCATAAAATAAATACGTCTATTATGAGAAGAAAACTACTTCGTTGTCTTGGGGATAAAATAACAAATCAAAATACAGATACAATTTTTATAATTACTAATCCATACTGGTACTCTGTAATTGAATGCCTAAAAGGAATTATTTGCTATGATTGTATAGATGACGTTCGTGTTTTTTCAGGTGTTTCTAAAGTTAAACTTTATAATAAATGGCATATAGATTTGATTAAACGAGCAAATATTATTTTTGTTAGTGCTTTAAAAATAAAAAAAGATATTATTTCTATAAACCCTCAAAAAGCAAAAAATCTTGTTTACCTTCCCAATGCCGTAGACAATAAATGGTTTATACAAAGAGCAAAAAATTCGGAAATACCTGAAGAATTAAAGAAAATACCAAAGCCAATTATAGGATTTGTTGGATTAATATGGTGGTGGATAGATATGGAACTTATTTACGATGTAGCCACAAAACTACATAATTGTTCTTTCGTTTTTGTGGGTCCAGTTTCTCAAAAAGTAAGAAAATTAAATAATATCTATTTTTTAGGACCTAAACCTTATAACGAAATCCCTGTTTATATAAACTCATTTGATATATGTATAGCACCCTTTAAAATAAACGATATAGGGCATGCTGTTGACCCCTTAAAAGTTTACGAATATCTTGCACTCGGGAAACCTGTTATAGCTAGTGCTATTGAAGAACTTAGGAAATTAGACAACCTTATTTATATAGCTAAAAACGATACTGATTTTGTTAATTGTGTTGAAAAAGCTTTAAAAGAAAAAAAAGAGGATTTAGTAATTAAACGACAAAAATATGCGGAACTTAATTCATGGGAATCAAGAATAGATACAATGTTACAAACTATCGCTGAATATTTAGAGAGTAAAAAGTTACAATGA
- a CDS encoding glycosyltransferase, translating to MKNNPFVSIITPSYNHEKYIKTCIESVLYQTYTNWEQIIVDDGSNDKTEEIIKSYKNSRIQYIKQQHLGIWGLAKTYNKAINNSKGEFIAILEGDDFWPKNKLEIQLPYCYDNNVAICWGKGEIVNEEGKIISNIMPKDFYRYKKTYLNDPVGIALNKLLFENFLIPTATILVRKKFLLEIGGFKQPPYVPYTDYPTWLEIALKGKFSFVNEVLGYWRYHPCQSTIKLYKEQWDSHTQIALEFCTKLPSDFKKSMGIKDKSIESRKYWVKGRINLINKEWNQARKNLFKAILMGTPSIKLKSMMGIINSFCHMDLEHFNRVRLIKIK from the coding sequence ATGAAAAACAATCCTTTTGTATCCATTATAACGCCTTCTTATAACCACGAAAAATATATAAAAACTTGTATTGAAAGCGTTCTATATCAAACGTATACTAATTGGGAGCAAATTATCGTAGATGATGGTTCAAATGATAAAACAGAAGAAATTATCAAATCATATAAAAATTCTCGAATTCAATATATTAAACAACAACATTTGGGGATATGGGGTTTGGCTAAAACTTACAATAAAGCAATTAATAATTCTAAAGGAGAGTTTATTGCTATATTAGAAGGAGATGATTTTTGGCCCAAGAATAAATTAGAAATACAATTGCCTTATTGTTACGATAACAATGTTGCCATATGCTGGGGAAAAGGTGAAATAGTTAATGAAGAGGGTAAAATTATAAGCAATATAATGCCGAAAGATTTTTACCGTTATAAAAAGACTTACTTAAATGACCCGGTAGGAATAGCACTTAATAAATTGTTGTTTGAAAATTTTTTGATTCCTACTGCTACAATCTTGGTAAGAAAAAAATTTTTATTGGAAATTGGAGGCTTTAAACAACCCCCTTATGTACCTTATACGGATTACCCAACCTGGTTAGAAATAGCTTTAAAGGGGAAATTTAGTTTTGTTAACGAAGTATTGGGTTATTGGCGATACCATCCCTGCCAATCAACTATAAAACTCTATAAAGAACAATGGGATAGTCATACTCAGATAGCCCTTGAGTTTTGTACAAAACTTCCCTCCGATTTTAAAAAATCTATGGGAATAAAAGATAAATCCATTGAATCTAGAAAATATTGGGTCAAAGGAAGAATAAACCTTATCAATAAAGAATGGAATCAAGCAAGAAAAAATTTATTTAAAGCAATATTAATGGGAACTCCATCAATAAAGTTGAAATCTATGATGGGGATAATCAATAGTTTTTGCCATATGGATTTAGAACATTTTAACAGGGTTCGGCTCATAAAAATAAAATGA
- a CDS encoding glycosyltransferase family 4 protein codes for MNNRKPKIIFWNAFSLIGGSEKVLLILIDSLRDKYQIKVIVPTKGPLEKEITKRGIPIILLPTGAYTKGNKNIKDLCKYLFYTFYVLAIGTKKIRTEKPSLLYVNGVKSLPFAFLIGKITRTPLIGHIHHILEDKKAIKIIEIIGKRSIFKKFIAVSEATKKQFPSISNKITVVYNGVDTSLFSSNKDNKLNIKKRFGIKEDEKILGILARIIPHKGIHIGIGAMKHLNTTPLKIKLLIAGETPPEEEEYKKRLIEMIKKEKIERVEFLPYQEDVSDVFNVLDILLVPSTTLFEGCPMAILEAYSAEVPVIGTNLGGIPELIEEGKTGFICKSNDSQDLAEKILQIINNYPLHSDMKKKCKKIAIEKFDIRTFLKNINLVLDTVINC; via the coding sequence ATGAATAACAGAAAACCTAAAATTATTTTCTGGAATGCATTCTCATTAATCGGAGGAAGCGAGAAGGTTCTTTTAATTCTGATTGATAGTTTAAGAGATAAGTATCAAATTAAAGTAATCGTACCTACAAAGGGACCTTTGGAAAAGGAAATTACAAAGAGAGGAATTCCTATAATCCTACTTCCAACAGGCGCATACACAAAAGGCAATAAAAACATAAAAGACTTGTGTAAATATCTTTTTTATACCTTTTATGTCTTAGCTATAGGAACTAAAAAAATAAGGACTGAAAAACCTTCTCTTTTATACGTTAATGGAGTAAAATCGTTACCATTTGCTTTCTTAATAGGAAAAATTACAAGAACTCCGCTAATAGGACACATTCATCATATACTTGAAGACAAAAAGGCAATAAAAATAATTGAAATTATAGGAAAGAGATCTATCTTTAAGAAATTTATAGCTGTCTCAGAAGCTACTAAAAAACAATTTCCATCTATTAGCAATAAAATAACAGTAGTATACAATGGAGTAGATACATCTCTATTCTCTTCCAATAAAGATAATAAACTTAACATAAAAAAAAGATTTGGAATAAAAGAAGACGAAAAAATATTGGGGATACTTGCTCGAATTATCCCTCATAAGGGAATACATATTGGTATAGGCGCAATGAAGCATTTAAATACAACTCCTCTTAAAATTAAACTTTTAATAGCAGGAGAAACTCCTCCTGAAGAAGAAGAATATAAAAAAAGATTGATAGAAATGATAAAGAAAGAAAAAATAGAGAGAGTAGAATTCCTGCCTTATCAAGAAGACGTTAGCGACGTTTTTAATGTCCTGGATATATTACTCGTTCCTTCTACTACTTTATTTGAAGGGTGCCCGATGGCAATTCTTGAAGCTTATAGTGCAGAAGTGCCGGTAATAGGCACAAACTTAGGAGGCATACCCGAATTAATAGAAGAAGGGAAGACAGGATTTATTTGTAAGTCAAATGACTCACAAGATTTAGCTGAAAAAATATTACAAATTATTAATAACTATCCGTTACATAGTGATATGAAAAAAAAATGTAAAAAAATTGCTATAGAAAAATTTGATATCCGGACATTTTTAAAAAATATAAACCTGGTTTTAGATACAGTTATCAACTGTTAA
- a CDS encoding radical SAM protein, translated as MNILILNPPFKGKFSREQRSPAITKSGTFYYPMWIAYATGILEQNGYNVKLIDAPANLLGINDVLKIAQSFKPSLIVLDTSTPSIYNDVKIGETLKEAFPDSSIVLVGPHVSATAEETLKLSTKIDIICHGEYDYTLKDIADAIQNNTHKKLYEAFNEIAGISFQKNGNITHTPHRPFIEDLDNLPFVSSVYKKHLDYTQYFYAHSQYPIVTIIGGRGCPHRCVYCVYPQTFSGRILRYRSIKNIVDELEYIVKEFKNLKEVMFEDDTLTVNRVRCREFCKEILSRNLKIVWSCNSRADVDYATLKLMKLAGCRLMCVGFESGNEQILKNMKKGVKLEKMFDFMQSARKAKILVHGCFMIGNPGDSRLTIQNTLNFAKKLNPDTAQFFPIMVYPGTEAYEWVKSSGYLRVSNYSEWLTDEGLHNCVVDLPNLSHQDMVKFCNYARKNFYLRSSYITTKLLQSIKNPTEGKRIFKSLKTFIRHLIK; from the coding sequence ATGAATATCTTAATATTAAACCCTCCTTTTAAGGGGAAGTTTTCAAGGGAACAACGGTCACCTGCTATTACTAAGTCCGGGACTTTTTATTACCCTATGTGGATTGCCTACGCAACCGGCATATTGGAACAAAACGGTTATAATGTTAAATTAATAGATGCGCCTGCAAACCTTTTAGGAATAAATGACGTACTAAAAATAGCCCAATCCTTTAAGCCTTCTCTAATAGTCCTTGATACAAGCACGCCAAGTATCTACAACGATGTAAAAATAGGAGAAACATTAAAAGAAGCCTTTCCTGATTCTAGCATAGTTTTAGTAGGTCCTCACGTATCCGCTACTGCCGAAGAGACACTCAAATTAAGCACTAAAATAGACATTATATGTCACGGAGAATATGATTACACACTAAAAGATATCGCAGACGCCATTCAAAATAATACACATAAAAAGCTTTACGAAGCCTTTAACGAGATAGCGGGAATAAGTTTTCAAAAAAATGGCAATATTACACATACCCCACATAGACCATTTATTGAAGATTTAGATAACTTACCTTTCGTTTCTTCCGTATATAAAAAACATCTTGACTATACTCAATATTTTTATGCTCATTCTCAATACCCAATAGTAACAATAATTGGTGGACGGGGTTGTCCTCATAGATGTGTATATTGCGTTTATCCACAGACATTTAGTGGTAGAATATTACGATACAGGAGTATAAAAAACATAGTGGACGAACTTGAGTATATAGTAAAAGAGTTCAAAAACTTAAAAGAGGTAATGTTTGAAGACGATACGCTTACCGTAAATCGCGTTCGTTGCAGAGAATTTTGCAAAGAAATATTATCCCGTAATCTTAAAATTGTATGGTCTTGCAATTCTCGGGCTGATGTAGATTATGCTACGTTAAAACTTATGAAACTTGCAGGTTGCAGACTTATGTGTGTAGGTTTTGAATCAGGGAATGAACAAATCTTAAAAAATATGAAAAAAGGCGTAAAACTTGAAAAAATGTTTGATTTTATGCAGTCTGCACGTAAAGCCAAAATACTCGTTCACGGATGTTTTATGATAGGTAATCCCGGAGATTCAAGACTAACAATCCAAAATACGCTTAATTTCGCTAAAAAGTTAAACCCCGATACCGCCCAGTTTTTCCCCATAATGGTATATCCCGGCACAGAAGCTTATGAATGGGTAAAAAGCTCCGGATATCTTAGAGTGTCAAATTACTCGGAATGGCTGACTGACGAAGGCTTACATAACTGTGTTGTTGATCTCCCAAATCTCTCTCATCAAGATATGGTGAAATTCTGCAATTATGCCCGTAAGAATTTCTATTTAAGAAGTTCTTACATTACTACTAAATTATTGCAAAGCATTAAGAATCCGACTGAAGGGAAAAGAATATTTAAATCACTTAAAACTTTTATTCGCCATCTAATAAAATGA
- a CDS encoding glycosyltransferase family 2 protein: MKIIFWISVFSLSYVYFIYPFLLAIISKLFPKLWDKADDNFSPPVSFIIPTYNEEKVITDKLKNTLSLDYPAPIEIIVADDCSSDHTKDIVANFDNKAYPNRNIILKSFSKRQGKMGVLNSVIPYAKNNFIILTDANSFFKSDAIRKLIRNFKNPNIGCVGGTKSIITKDQMTNTDNIGINEGLYWKFENFIKQKESILGSTFVDGSIYAIKKEIYPFPASDRIIMDDFAVSLGVINKNYRVVFESEAISYEGVSKGSFEEFRRKIRILRGALTSIKVYPIKKIIFQLFSHKILRWISGIFMITLFISNIFITEIFYRTLLIFQIIFYGLTFIGFILEYKGQDKKTMPNVFYIPYYFCLTSWAQLIGFVRYSGGKNPAWDKLERNV; the protein is encoded by the coding sequence ATGAAAATAATTTTTTGGATTTCTGTTTTTTCCTTATCTTATGTATATTTTATATATCCTTTTCTACTTGCAATAATTTCAAAATTGTTCCCTAAATTATGGGACAAAGCAGATGATAATTTTTCACCACCGGTATCATTTATTATCCCGACATATAACGAAGAAAAAGTAATTACTGATAAGCTAAAAAACACTTTATCTCTTGATTATCCCGCACCTATTGAAATAATAGTTGCCGACGACTGTTCATCAGACCATACAAAAGATATAGTTGCCAATTTTGATAATAAAGCCTACCCTAATCGCAACATAATATTAAAAAGTTTTTCTAAAAGACAGGGGAAAATGGGAGTTTTGAATTCCGTTATACCTTATGCAAAAAACAATTTTATAATACTTACGGATGCAAATTCTTTTTTTAAGTCTGATGCTATAAGAAAACTTATTCGTAATTTTAAAAATCCTAATATAGGTTGCGTAGGGGGAACAAAAAGTATAATAACAAAAGACCAAATGACAAACACTGATAACATTGGCATAAATGAAGGACTTTACTGGAAATTTGAAAATTTTATAAAACAAAAAGAGAGCATATTGGGATCTACTTTTGTGGATGGCTCTATATACGCTATAAAGAAAGAAATATACCCTTTCCCGGCATCAGATCGTATAATTATGGACGATTTTGCAGTTTCTCTTGGAGTAATAAACAAGAATTATCGTGTTGTTTTTGAATCGGAAGCAATTTCTTATGAAGGGGTATCAAAAGGAAGTTTTGAAGAATTTAGACGAAAAATTCGTATATTAAGAGGTGCCCTAACATCAATAAAAGTTTATCCGATAAAAAAAATTATATTTCAGTTATTTTCACATAAAATACTAAGATGGATAAGTGGAATATTTATGATTACATTATTTATATCAAATATTTTTATTACCGAAATTTTTTATCGCACACTCTTAATATTCCAAATAATATTTTATGGGTTGACATTCATAGGATTTATATTAGAGTATAAAGGACAAGACAAAAAAACTATGCCTAATGTTTTTTATATTCCTTATTACTTTTGCCTGACAAGCTGGGCTCAGCTTATAGGATTTGTAAGATACTCGGGAGGTAAAAATCCGGCATGGGATAAATTAGAACGGAATGTATAG
- a CDS encoding undecaprenyl-phosphate glucose phosphotransferase, with amino-acid sequence MYRKSEIIFFLLPVVADGIFIFISFCLSYWLRFYSTLFPIEKGIPSITPYFLIALFTLSVWIIIFYLSGIYNTKQVTSIFDEIYEVLKDIILGTLIVLAPIFFYRGFTFSRIAILFACLFSGILIITGKIFIRSLKIHLARKGIGIKKTCIVGSGERAMEVIEKFKKNPVIRYKLVGQIIKKGEDEIPGLPMLGNIIDVQTIIQENKIDMLLITFPLSHYKETAKIILRCSGIPVELRFVPDPYELLTSRIRYYDLNGFALLGIREFPLNYWDILLKRVFDIIASSLFILAFLPPGLIIAILIKLSSPGPVFYRQKRVGKDGQLFDIIKFRSMVQNAEKNTGPIFATGTTDSRVTKVGRNIRRWSLDELPQFINVFIGNMSLVGPRPERPEFVEKFSEEINRYFERHKLRPGLTGWAQINGLRGNTSIKERVKYDLYYIENWSFNFDIKILLKTFVASMKGDNAY; translated from the coding sequence ATGTATAGAAAAAGCGAAATAATATTTTTTTTGTTGCCGGTTGTTGCAGATGGAATATTCATTTTTATAAGCTTTTGTTTATCTTATTGGTTAAGATTTTACTCTACATTGTTTCCTATTGAAAAAGGAATCCCATCAATTACTCCATACTTCTTAATCGCTTTATTTACCCTCAGTGTGTGGATAATTATCTTTTATCTCTCCGGTATTTATAATACAAAACAAGTTACATCAATTTTTGATGAAATTTATGAAGTATTAAAAGACATAATTCTTGGCACCTTGATTGTACTAGCGCCTATTTTCTTTTATAGAGGATTTACTTTTTCCCGTATAGCGATATTATTTGCGTGTTTATTTAGCGGAATCTTAATTATAACCGGAAAGATTTTTATTCGCAGCCTTAAAATACACCTGGCTCGTAAAGGAATAGGAATAAAGAAAACATGTATAGTTGGAAGCGGGGAAAGAGCTATGGAGGTTATAGAGAAATTCAAAAAGAATCCCGTAATAAGATATAAACTCGTAGGACAAATTATAAAAAAGGGGGAAGATGAGATCCCCGGATTACCTATGCTTGGAAACATCATTGACGTTCAAACAATAATCCAGGAAAATAAAATAGATATGTTACTCATTACTTTCCCATTATCTCATTATAAAGAAACGGCAAAAATAATCCTGAGATGTAGCGGCATCCCCGTAGAATTAAGGTTTGTTCCTGACCCGTATGAATTATTGACATCTCGAATCAGATATTACGATTTGAATGGATTTGCTTTACTTGGAATAAGAGAGTTCCCGTTAAACTACTGGGATATATTATTAAAAAGAGTATTTGATATAATCGCATCCAGTCTTTTTATCCTTGCTTTTTTGCCTCCAGGTCTTATAATAGCCATATTAATAAAACTATCCTCTCCGGGGCCCGTATTTTACAGACAAAAAAGGGTAGGGAAAGATGGACAATTGTTTGATATAATAAAATTCAGGAGTATGGTTCAAAATGCTGAAAAGAATACCGGTCCGATATTTGCGACAGGAACTACGGATTCACGAGTAACCAAAGTAGGGCGGAATATCCGCAGATGGAGTCTGGATGAGTTGCCTCAATTTATAAATGTGTTTATAGGTAATATGAGCCTTGTAGGACCAAGGCCCGAACGCCCGGAGTTTGTAGAAAAATTTAGCGAGGAAATAAACAGGTATTTTGAACGTCACAAACTAAGACCAGGTCTTACAGGTTGGGCGCAAATAAATGGATTAAGAGGAAATACATCTATAAAAGAACGAGTGAAATACGACTTATATTATATAGAAAATTGGTCTTTTAATTTTGACATAAAAATTCTATTAAAAACGTTTGTCGCAAGTATGAAAGGAGATAATGCGTATTAA